One segment of Mycolicibacterium baixiangningiae DNA contains the following:
- a CDS encoding sulfurtransferase, with the protein MTRSDVLVSTDWAESNLNAPNTVFVEVDEDTSAYDTGHIEGAVKLDWKTDLQDPVRRDFVDAQQFSKLLSDRGISNDDTVILYGGNNNWFAAYAYWYFKLYGHENVKLLDGGRKKWELDGRPLSSDPVTRPATSYTAKQPDTSIRAFRDEVIAAIGEKNLVDVRSPDEFSGKILAPAHLPQEQSQRAGHIPTAINVPWSKAANEDGTFKSDEDLAKIYADAGLDGEKETIAYCRIGERSSHTWFVLQELLGHKNVKNYDGSWTEYGSLVGAPIELGS; encoded by the coding sequence ATGACTCGCTCCGACGTCCTGGTCAGCACCGACTGGGCCGAGAGCAATCTCAACGCGCCGAACACCGTGTTCGTCGAGGTCGACGAGGACACCTCGGCCTACGACACCGGACACATCGAGGGCGCGGTCAAGCTCGACTGGAAGACCGACCTCCAGGACCCCGTCCGGCGCGACTTCGTCGATGCCCAGCAGTTCTCCAAGCTGCTGTCCGACCGCGGTATCTCCAATGACGACACCGTGATCCTCTACGGCGGCAACAACAACTGGTTCGCCGCCTACGCCTACTGGTACTTCAAGCTCTACGGCCACGAGAACGTCAAACTGCTCGACGGCGGCCGCAAGAAGTGGGAGCTCGACGGTCGCCCGCTGTCCAGCGATCCGGTGACGCGTCCGGCCACCAGCTACACCGCCAAGCAGCCCGACACCAGCATCCGGGCGTTCCGCGACGAGGTGATCGCCGCGATCGGCGAGAAGAACCTGGTCGACGTGCGCTCCCCCGACGAGTTCTCCGGCAAGATTCTCGCCCCCGCGCACCTGCCGCAGGAGCAGAGCCAGCGCGCCGGCCACATCCCCACGGCCATCAACGTGCCGTGGAGCAAGGCCGCCAACGAGGACGGCACCTTCAAGTCGGACGAGGATCTCGCCAAGATCTACGCCGACGCCGGCCTGGACGGTGAGAAGGAAACCATCGCCTACTGCCGCATCGGTGAGCGCTCCTCGCACACCTGGTTCGTGCTGCAGGAACTGCTGGGACACAAGAACGTCAAGAACTACGACGGCAGTTGGACCGAATACGGCTCCCTGGTGGGGGCCCCGATCGAGTTGGGAAGTTAG
- a CDS encoding DUF1416 domain-containing protein: protein MCAPPKQGLALPAGVDLEKETVITGRVVDGSGQAVGGAFVRLLDASDEFTAEVVASATGDFRFFAAPGTWTLRALSKIGNGDATVAPSGAGIHEVDVKVA from the coding sequence ATGTGCGCTCCTCCTAAGCAAGGCCTGGCACTGCCCGCCGGCGTCGACCTGGAGAAGGAAACCGTGATCACCGGTCGTGTCGTGGACGGCTCGGGACAGGCCGTCGGCGGCGCGTTCGTGCGTCTGCTGGACGCCTCCGACGAGTTCACCGCCGAGGTCGTCGCATCGGCCACCGGTGACTTCCGGTTCTTCGCCGCGCCGGGCACCTGGACGCTGCGCGCGCTGTCGAAGATCGGCAACGGAGATGCCACCGTCGCCCCGTCGGGCGCCGGCATCCACGAGGTCGACGTCAAGGTCGCCTGA
- a CDS encoding DUF732 domain-containing protein, producing the protein MNVTLVCAAVSAVALAMATAPVAAAGPEEDFLTIIANEGIAWEPADAPAVLDTGRAVCTDWTNGATFADEVADLLSVTDWTDYQARVFIGAATSAFCPQFEYKIG; encoded by the coding sequence ATGAACGTGACCCTCGTGTGCGCGGCCGTCAGCGCCGTTGCGCTGGCGATGGCAACCGCACCCGTCGCGGCCGCGGGGCCGGAGGAGGACTTCCTCACCATCATCGCCAATGAAGGCATCGCGTGGGAACCGGCGGACGCCCCCGCGGTCCTCGACACCGGCCGCGCCGTGTGCACCGACTGGACCAACGGCGCCACGTTCGCCGACGAAGTGGCCGATCTGCTCAGCGTCACCGACTGGACCGACTATCAGGCGCGCGTCTTCATCGGGGCGGCGACCAGTGCGTTCTGTCCGCAGTTCGAATACAAGATCGGCTGA
- a CDS encoding FABP family protein, which yields MNSPQEPEDAAGSIFSTSGDRAVADAAQRARITAARNIPAFDDLPLPADTANLREGVGFNDALLALLPLVGVWRGEGEGRGAAGDYRFGQQIVVSHDGGDYLNWEARSWRLTEDGEFDRVGLRETGFWRFVSDPGDPGESQAIELLLAHSAGYIELFYGRPRNQSSWELVTDALARSKSGMLVGGAKRLYGIVEGGDLAYVEERVDADGGLVPHLSARLTRFVG from the coding sequence GTGAACTCGCCGCAAGAACCTGAAGACGCCGCCGGATCCATCTTCTCGACATCCGGCGACCGGGCAGTAGCGGACGCCGCGCAGCGGGCCAGAATCACGGCCGCGCGCAACATCCCCGCCTTCGATGACCTCCCGCTGCCCGCGGACACCGCCAACCTGCGCGAGGGCGTCGGTTTCAACGACGCGCTGCTCGCCCTGCTGCCGCTTGTCGGTGTGTGGCGCGGTGAGGGTGAAGGCCGCGGCGCTGCGGGCGATTACCGGTTCGGCCAGCAGATCGTCGTCTCCCACGACGGCGGCGACTACCTCAACTGGGAAGCACGCTCGTGGCGGCTGACCGAAGACGGTGAGTTCGACCGGGTGGGGTTGCGGGAGACCGGTTTCTGGCGCTTCGTCAGCGATCCCGGGGACCCTGGCGAATCGCAGGCCATCGAACTGTTGCTGGCCCATTCGGCCGGCTACATCGAATTGTTCTACGGCCGCCCGCGCAATCAGTCCTCGTGGGAGTTGGTGACCGACGCGCTGGCGCGCAGCAAGTCCGGCATGCTGGTCGGCGGCGCGAAGCGGCTCTACGGCATCGTCGAAGGTGGCGATCTGGCCTACGTCGAGGAGCGGGTGGACGCCGACGGCGGGCTGGTGCCGCACCTGTCGGCGCGGTTGACGAGGTTCGTCGGCTAG
- a CDS encoding NHL repeat-containing protein gives MSLPPPPDPWASYRPSPGPQSTTPNPQRSHRPRALAAVAIGAAAVAITSAIVVVKATETPTATPSQPTPSDEDHGQSVLPLSGLVEPQGVALDAQGTVYVADAGTSEVLRLPQGATDATTLPFADSGPVSVAVGSDGSVYTTDYVNDRALKWSDGASEPVELPFTGLNRPGGIAVDGTGNVFVADSYNDRIMKLEAGTGTAGELPFSGLNNPFGVAVGADGTVYAADTYNDRVLELPAGASVASELPFPALQGPNGVAVDDEGSVYVTAYGDGRVFALKEGATEPTALAFEGLDEPWGIAVDADRNVYVADSGNGRILKLAVI, from the coding sequence ATGAGCCTGCCTCCGCCGCCCGACCCCTGGGCGTCCTACCGCCCCTCGCCTGGACCGCAGTCGACTACGCCAAATCCACAACGATCCCACCGGCCGCGGGCATTGGCGGCGGTAGCGATCGGTGCAGCCGCCGTAGCGATCACCTCAGCGATAGTGGTGGTCAAGGCGACCGAAACCCCGACAGCGACACCTTCCCAGCCGACTCCGTCAGACGAAGACCACGGCCAATCCGTGTTGCCGCTTAGCGGACTCGTTGAGCCGCAGGGCGTCGCCCTGGACGCGCAAGGAACCGTGTACGTCGCCGACGCCGGTACGAGCGAGGTGCTCCGGCTTCCACAAGGCGCGACCGACGCTACGACGCTGCCCTTCGCAGACTCCGGTCCGGTCAGTGTGGCGGTAGGCAGCGACGGAAGCGTCTACACCACCGATTACGTCAACGATCGCGCCCTCAAGTGGTCCGACGGTGCTTCGGAACCCGTGGAGCTTCCCTTCACAGGCCTGAACAGGCCCGGCGGGATTGCAGTGGACGGCACGGGCAACGTCTTCGTCGCCGACTCCTACAACGACCGAATCATGAAGTTGGAGGCCGGCACGGGTACCGCAGGCGAACTGCCCTTCAGCGGTCTCAACAACCCGTTCGGTGTCGCGGTGGGTGCGGACGGAACTGTTTATGCCGCTGACACATACAACGATCGAGTGCTCGAACTTCCCGCAGGGGCGAGCGTCGCAAGTGAGTTGCCTTTCCCAGCTCTCCAAGGACCGAACGGTGTCGCGGTAGATGACGAAGGCTCGGTGTACGTCACGGCCTACGGTGACGGCCGAGTGTTCGCTTTGAAGGAGGGCGCCACAGAGCCGACCGCCTTGGCATTCGAAGGTCTCGACGAACCCTGGGGCATCGCCGTCGACGCCGATAGAAATGTTTACGTCGCAGACTCCGGCAATGGCCGAATACTCAAGCTCGCAGTGATCTGA
- a CDS encoding aminodeoxychorismate lyase, with product MASGPGVVVTLDGALHDAQTPLLHADDLAAVRGDGIFETLLIRDGRPCLLEAHLGRLTHSARLMELPAPDLERWRSAVSSAVQCWTADGGAEGVMRWVYSRGRESGGPPTAFVTIGALPARVASARREGVAALTLARGLPTEAADLPWLLAGAKTLSYAVNMAALRHAEKQGAGDVIFVSSDGHILEGPRSTVVIATEMDDGGLGLLTPPPWYPILRGTTQQALFEVARNKGYDCDYRALRPADLVAAQGVWLVSSITLAARVHTLDGASLRPTPLAAEMAALVDSAIVSDR from the coding sequence ATGGCGAGCGGACCCGGCGTAGTCGTCACCCTCGACGGTGCACTCCACGACGCGCAGACCCCCCTGTTGCATGCCGACGATCTGGCGGCCGTTCGTGGGGACGGCATCTTCGAGACGCTCCTGATCCGCGACGGCAGACCGTGTCTGCTGGAGGCGCACCTCGGGCGGCTGACCCACTCGGCGCGGCTGATGGAGCTACCGGCGCCGGATCTGGAGCGCTGGCGTTCGGCGGTGAGCTCCGCGGTGCAGTGCTGGACGGCCGACGGCGGTGCCGAAGGGGTGATGCGGTGGGTGTACAGCCGCGGACGGGAGAGCGGGGGGCCGCCGACGGCGTTCGTCACGATCGGCGCGCTGCCTGCCCGGGTGGCCTCCGCCCGCCGAGAAGGCGTCGCCGCGCTGACGCTGGCGCGCGGCCTGCCGACTGAGGCCGCCGATCTGCCGTGGCTGCTCGCGGGCGCCAAGACGCTGTCGTACGCGGTGAACATGGCGGCGTTGCGGCACGCCGAGAAGCAGGGTGCGGGCGATGTCATCTTCGTCAGCTCCGACGGCCACATCCTCGAGGGCCCGCGTTCGACCGTCGTGATCGCCACCGAGATGGACGACGGCGGACTCGGGTTGCTCACCCCGCCGCCGTGGTATCCGATCCTGCGCGGCACCACCCAGCAGGCGCTGTTCGAGGTCGCGCGCAACAAGGGTTACGACTGCGATTACCGGGCGTTGCGCCCGGCCGATCTCGTTGCGGCGCAAGGGGTGTGGCTTGTGTCGAGCATCACGCTGGCGGCGCGGGTACACACCTTGGACGGTGCCTCGCTGCGTCCGACGCCGCTGGCCGCGGAGATGGCCGCCCTGGTCGACTCGGCCATCGTCAGTGATCGCTGA
- the ygfZ gene encoding CAF17-like 4Fe-4S cluster assembly/insertion protein YgfZ: MSAVPVPEGGPDAGAVWHYGDPLGEQRAAIDSAVVIDRSHRATLALTGAERRSWLHTISSQHVSEQPDGTVTQNLSLDGQGRVEDHWWQTELGGVLYLDTEPWRGEPLLAYLRKMVFWADVAIEPAGLAVLSLLGPALSDTPVLETLGLGSLPAESTAVALPAGGFLRRLPGPDLHLDLVVPRDQAADWQNRLTAAGVRPAGVWAFEAHRVATLQPRLGVDTDERTIPHEVGWIGSAVHLDKGCYRGQETVARVHNLGKPPRILVRLQLDGTTDRPSTGDPVLAGGRTVGRLGTVVEHIDDGPVALALVKRGLPAGTALTTGGEVEASAAIDPDSLPVTDHVGAGRLAVERLRGGAR; this comes from the coding sequence ATGTCAGCAGTTCCCGTGCCCGAAGGTGGACCCGATGCCGGGGCGGTGTGGCACTACGGCGACCCGCTCGGCGAGCAGCGCGCCGCCATCGACAGCGCCGTCGTCATCGACCGGTCCCACCGCGCGACGCTCGCGCTGACGGGCGCCGAACGCCGGTCGTGGCTGCACACGATTTCCAGCCAGCACGTCAGCGAACAACCGGATGGCACCGTCACCCAGAATCTGAGCCTCGACGGCCAGGGCCGGGTCGAGGACCACTGGTGGCAGACCGAGTTGGGCGGCGTCCTCTATCTGGACACCGAGCCCTGGCGCGGCGAGCCGCTGCTTGCTTACCTGCGCAAGATGGTGTTCTGGGCCGACGTGGCCATCGAGCCGGCCGGCCTGGCGGTGCTGTCACTGCTGGGCCCCGCCCTGAGCGACACGCCCGTCCTCGAGACTCTCGGGCTGGGTTCGCTACCGGCCGAATCGACCGCTGTCGCGCTGCCCGCCGGCGGGTTCCTGCGGCGGCTGCCCGGGCCGGATCTGCACCTGGACCTCGTGGTGCCGCGTGACCAGGCCGCCGACTGGCAGAACCGGCTCACCGCCGCAGGTGTCCGGCCCGCGGGGGTGTGGGCGTTCGAGGCGCACCGCGTGGCGACTCTGCAGCCCCGGCTCGGCGTCGACACCGATGAGCGCACGATTCCGCACGAGGTCGGCTGGATCGGCAGCGCAGTGCATCTCGACAAGGGCTGCTACCGCGGGCAGGAGACGGTCGCGCGAGTGCACAACCTGGGCAAACCGCCCCGCATCCTGGTCCGGCTGCAACTCGACGGGACGACCGACCGCCCGTCGACGGGTGACCCGGTGCTGGCCGGTGGCCGCACCGTCGGGCGGCTGGGGACGGTCGTGGAGCACATCGACGACGGTCCGGTCGCCCTGGCGCTCGTCAAACGCGGGCTGCCCGCGGGCACCGCGCTGACCACCGGCGGAGAGGTCGAGGCCAGCGCGGCCATCGACCCCGACTCGCTGCCGGTCACCGACCACGTGGGTGCGGGCCGGCTTGCGGTAGAGCGGCTTCGGGGTGGCGCCCGGTGA
- a CDS encoding DUF3073 domain-containing protein, which produces MGRGRAKAKQTKVARDLKYSSPQTDFERLQRELAGDPGDVDPSDGVVDDPWVPEDDWRR; this is translated from the coding sequence ATGGGCCGCGGCCGGGCGAAGGCGAAGCAGACAAAGGTCGCTCGCGACCTCAAGTACAGCTCGCCTCAAACTGATTTCGAGCGGCTCCAGCGCGAGCTGGCGGGTGATCCCGGCGACGTCGACCCCAGCGACGGCGTAGTCGACGATCCCTGGGTGCCCGAGGACGACTGGCGCCGTTAG
- the purM gene encoding phosphoribosylformylglycinamidine cyclo-ligase, whose protein sequence is MTERAEQHGISYASAGVDIEAGDRAVELFKPLAAKATRPEVRGGLGGFAGLFALRGGYREPVLASSTDGVGTKLAVAQAMDKHDTVGLDLVAMVVDDLVVCGAEPLFLQDYIAVGRTVPERVSQLVSGIAEGCVLAGCALLGGETAEHPGLMAPDHYDISATGVGIVEADDVLGPDRVRPGDVIIAMGSSGLHSNGYSLARKVLLEIDRMNLAGHVEEFGRTLGEELLEPTRIYAKDCLALAAETQVRTFCHVTGGGLAGNLERVVPNGLMAELDRGTWTPAPVFQMIAQRGRIERTEMEKTFNMGVGMVAVVAPEDTDRALAILTARHIHSWTLGTVQKAGKEEPRALLVGQHPRF, encoded by the coding sequence ATGACCGAACGCGCCGAACAACACGGCATTTCCTACGCGTCGGCCGGAGTCGACATCGAAGCCGGTGACCGCGCAGTCGAACTGTTCAAACCGCTGGCCGCAAAGGCCACCCGACCCGAGGTCCGCGGAGGCCTCGGCGGGTTCGCGGGTCTGTTCGCGTTGCGCGGCGGCTACCGCGAACCCGTGCTGGCGTCCTCGACCGACGGTGTCGGCACCAAGCTGGCCGTCGCACAGGCGATGGACAAGCACGACACGGTCGGACTCGACCTCGTCGCGATGGTTGTCGACGACCTCGTGGTCTGCGGTGCCGAGCCGCTGTTCCTGCAGGACTACATCGCGGTCGGACGCACGGTGCCCGAACGGGTCAGCCAGCTGGTGTCCGGGATCGCGGAAGGCTGCGTGTTGGCCGGCTGCGCGCTGCTGGGCGGCGAGACCGCCGAGCATCCGGGCCTGATGGCCCCGGACCACTACGACATCTCGGCGACCGGGGTCGGCATCGTCGAGGCCGACGACGTCCTGGGCCCCGACCGGGTCCGCCCGGGCGACGTGATCATCGCGATGGGGTCGTCAGGGCTGCACTCCAACGGATACTCGCTGGCCCGCAAGGTGCTGCTGGAGATCGACCGGATGAACCTGGCCGGTCATGTCGAGGAGTTCGGCCGCACGCTGGGCGAGGAGTTGCTCGAGCCGACCCGGATCTACGCCAAGGACTGTCTGGCGCTGGCCGCCGAGACCCAGGTCCGCACGTTCTGCCACGTGACCGGCGGCGGGCTCGCGGGCAACCTGGAGCGCGTGGTGCCCAACGGCCTGATGGCCGAACTCGATCGCGGCACCTGGACGCCCGCCCCGGTGTTCCAGATGATCGCCCAGCGGGGCCGCATCGAGCGCACCGAGATGGAGAAGACGTTCAACATGGGCGTCGGAATGGTCGCGGTCGTCGCGCCCGAGGACACCGACCGCGCGCTGGCCATCCTGACGGCCCGTCACATCCATTCCTGGACGCTGGGAACGGTCCAGAAGGCCGGCAAAGAAGAGCCGCGGGCGCTACTGGTTGGTCAGCACCCGCGGTTCTGA
- a CDS encoding cupin domain-containing protein, whose translation MNPLRLTVTAAALTLAASTALAAPAAATPPRDVDATILWEMTDAGNDYIFREITIAPGGSTGWHYHPGQLLATVKEGVLLHHRSDCSVDGLYVAGQDITEKGGPGYVHIGRSVGPTPLVLQVLYINPAGAPLADDAPDPGCGFA comes from the coding sequence ATGAACCCTCTACGCCTCACCGTGACGGCCGCGGCACTGACTCTCGCGGCCTCGACGGCGCTGGCGGCACCCGCGGCCGCCACACCCCCACGCGATGTCGACGCCACCATCCTGTGGGAGATGACCGACGCCGGGAACGATTACATCTTCCGCGAGATCACCATCGCTCCGGGCGGCAGCACCGGCTGGCACTACCATCCCGGTCAGCTCCTCGCGACGGTCAAGGAGGGGGTCCTGCTGCACCACCGGTCCGACTGTTCGGTCGACGGCCTCTACGTCGCCGGCCAGGACATCACCGAGAAGGGCGGTCCGGGCTACGTGCACATCGGCCGCAGCGTGGGGCCGACACCGCTGGTGCTGCAGGTGCTCTACATCAATCCGGCGGGTGCACCGCTCGCCGACGATGCGCCCGATCCCGGCTGCGGGTTTGCCTGA
- a CDS encoding NAD(P)H-binding protein — protein sequence MADNIRCLVTGATGYIGGRLVPALLDRGLAVRAMARTPDKLDDAPWRAQVEVARGDLTDADSLASAFEGMDVVYYLVHSMGTSKDFVAEEAESARNVVAAARTAGVRRLVYLSGLHPSGITLSRHLSSRTEVGDILIDSAIETVVLQAGIVIGVGSASFELMRHLTNRLPVMTTPKWVHNKIQPIAIDDALHYLAEAASAPVPSSRTWDIGGPDVLEYGDAMQVYAEEAGLRRRFLVAVPGLTPTIASWWVGLVTPMPAGLARPLVESLECDAVVADHDIDSVIPPPEGGLTPYRNAVAAALRQEPLPSDPQWAGKR from the coding sequence GTGGCTGACAACATCCGCTGCCTGGTGACGGGCGCTACCGGTTATATCGGCGGTCGGCTGGTGCCCGCGCTGCTCGACCGCGGGCTTGCGGTCCGCGCGATGGCGCGCACCCCCGACAAGCTGGACGACGCCCCCTGGCGCGCCCAGGTCGAGGTGGCGCGCGGCGACCTGACCGACGCAGACTCGCTGGCGTCGGCGTTCGAGGGGATGGACGTCGTCTACTACCTCGTTCACTCGATGGGCACGTCGAAGGACTTCGTCGCCGAGGAGGCCGAATCGGCGCGCAACGTGGTGGCCGCGGCCCGCACCGCGGGGGTCAGGCGCCTGGTCTACCTCAGCGGTCTGCATCCCAGCGGCATCACACTGTCCCGGCACCTCTCGTCCCGCACCGAGGTGGGTGACATCCTCATCGACTCGGCTATCGAGACCGTCGTCCTGCAGGCCGGCATCGTCATCGGCGTCGGCTCGGCCTCATTCGAGCTGATGCGGCACCTGACGAATCGGCTGCCGGTGATGACGACACCGAAGTGGGTGCACAACAAGATCCAACCGATTGCGATCGACGACGCGCTGCACTATCTGGCCGAGGCGGCGTCGGCCCCGGTGCCGTCCTCGCGGACGTGGGACATCGGCGGACCGGACGTCCTCGAATACGGCGACGCCATGCAGGTGTACGCCGAGGAGGCCGGCCTGCGGCGGCGCTTCCTGGTGGCGGTGCCGGGACTGACACCGACGATCGCCAGCTGGTGGGTGGGCCTGGTGACCCCGATGCCTGCGGGTCTGGCACGGCCGCTGGTCGAATCCCTGGAATGCGACGCGGTGGTGGCTGATCACGACATCGACTCCGTGATCCCGCCGCCCGAGGGAGGGTTGACGCCGTACCGGAACGCCGTGGCAGCCGCCCTGCGGCAGGAGCCCCTGCCCAGCGACCCGCAGTGGGCCGGGAAGCGTTAA
- the purF gene encoding amidophosphoribosyltransferase, whose amino-acid sequence MIGHDALEPENDPREECGVFGVWAPGEDVAKLTYYGLYALQHRGQEAAGIAVADGSQVLVFKDLGLVSQVFDEPTLAAMHGHVAIGHCRYSTTGSTTWENAQPVFRNTTAGTGVALGHNGNLVNTTELAARARDAGLINGRTPGNATTDSDILGALLAHGAADATLEQAALELLPTVRGAFCLTFMDENTLYAARDPHGVRPLSLGRLDRGWVVASETAALDIVGASFVRDIEPGELLAIDADGVRSTRFANPTPKGCVFEYVYLARPDSTLGGRSVHATRVDIGRRLASEMPVEADLVIGVPESGTPAAVGYAQGSGIPYGQGLMKNAYVGRTFIQPSQTIRQLGIRLKLNPLKDVIRGKRLIVVDDSIVRGNTQRALIRMLREAGALEVHVRIASPPVRWPCFYGIDFATPAELIANGAEDEDQMLDAVRRAIGADTLGYISQQGMIAATEQPASRLCSACFDGVYPIELPGESALGKNVIEHMLATAARSGIPLEKVDNVSALRRP is encoded by the coding sequence GTGATCGGTCACGACGCACTCGAGCCCGAGAATGACCCCCGTGAGGAATGTGGCGTCTTCGGCGTCTGGGCCCCCGGTGAGGATGTCGCCAAACTCACCTACTACGGCCTCTACGCGCTGCAGCACCGCGGCCAGGAAGCCGCGGGCATCGCCGTAGCCGACGGCTCCCAGGTTCTGGTGTTCAAGGATCTGGGCCTGGTCAGTCAGGTATTCGACGAGCCGACGCTCGCTGCGATGCACGGCCACGTCGCCATCGGCCACTGTCGCTACTCGACCACCGGCTCGACCACCTGGGAGAACGCCCAGCCCGTCTTCCGCAACACCACCGCGGGCACCGGGGTCGCGCTGGGTCACAACGGAAACCTGGTCAACACCACCGAACTGGCCGCCCGCGCACGCGACGCCGGCCTGATCAACGGCCGTACCCCCGGCAACGCGACGACGGACTCCGACATTCTCGGCGCACTGTTGGCCCACGGCGCGGCCGACGCCACCCTCGAACAGGCGGCGCTCGAACTGCTGCCGACCGTGCGGGGCGCGTTCTGCCTGACGTTCATGGACGAGAACACCCTCTACGCCGCCCGCGACCCCCACGGTGTGCGCCCACTGTCGCTGGGCCGGCTGGACCGCGGCTGGGTGGTGGCGTCGGAGACCGCCGCGCTCGACATCGTCGGCGCCTCCTTCGTCCGTGACATCGAACCCGGCGAACTGCTGGCGATCGACGCCGACGGCGTGCGGTCCACCCGCTTCGCCAACCCCACCCCCAAGGGATGCGTCTTCGAGTACGTGTACCTCGCCCGGCCTGACAGCACCCTCGGCGGCCGCTCGGTGCACGCCACCCGCGTCGACATCGGCCGCCGGCTGGCCAGTGAGATGCCCGTCGAGGCCGATCTGGTGATCGGCGTCCCCGAATCCGGCACCCCCGCCGCGGTCGGCTACGCACAGGGCTCGGGCATCCCCTACGGCCAGGGCCTGATGAAGAACGCCTACGTCGGCCGGACCTTCATCCAGCCGTCGCAGACGATCCGCCAGCTCGGCATCCGGCTCAAGCTCAACCCGCTCAAAGACGTCATCCGCGGTAAGCGGTTGATCGTCGTCGACGATTCGATCGTGCGCGGCAACACCCAGCGGGCGCTGATCCGGATGCTGCGTGAGGCCGGAGCCCTCGAAGTGCACGTCCGTATCGCCTCCCCGCCGGTGCGCTGGCCGTGCTTCTACGGCATCGACTTCGCCACACCCGCGGAGTTGATCGCCAACGGAGCCGAGGACGAGGACCAGATGCTCGACGCCGTCCGTCGCGCGATCGGCGCCGACACACTCGGCTACATCTCGCAGCAGGGCATGATCGCGGCAACCGAGCAGCCCGCGTCACGGCTGTGTTCCGCGTGCTTCGACGGCGTCTACCCGATCGAACTGCCGGGCGAGTCCGCGCTCGGCAAGAACGTCATCGAGCACATGCTCGCCACGGCCGCGCGCAGCGGGATCCCGCTGGAGAAGGTCGACAACGTCTCCGCGCTCAGACGCCCTTGA
- a CDS encoding sterol carrier family protein — protein sequence MPARRTADPAQTRAAVSAVVNWLRDDTTPAPDRATLAEAVRLSARTVANLAPGASVEVRVPPFVAVQCIAGPTHTRGNPPNVVETDPRTWLLVATGLLSFGDAAASGALRLSGARAPEVANWLPVVTPG from the coding sequence GTGCCCGCCCGCCGCACCGCCGATCCGGCGCAGACCCGCGCCGCGGTGTCCGCCGTCGTCAACTGGCTGCGGGACGACACCACGCCGGCGCCTGACCGCGCGACGCTCGCCGAGGCGGTCCGGTTGAGCGCCCGCACCGTGGCGAACCTGGCCCCCGGGGCGAGCGTGGAGGTGCGGGTTCCGCCGTTCGTCGCCGTGCAGTGCATCGCCGGGCCGACCCATACGCGGGGCAACCCGCCCAACGTGGTGGAGACCGATCCGCGCACGTGGCTGCTGGTCGCCACCGGCCTGCTGTCCTTCGGCGATGCGGCGGCAAGTGGGGCCCTGCGCCTGTCCGGGGCCCGTGCCCCCGAGGTGGCCAACTGGCTGCCGGTCGTCACTCCCGGGTGA